In the genome of Tripterygium wilfordii isolate XIE 37 chromosome 19, ASM1340144v1, whole genome shotgun sequence, one region contains:
- the LOC119984948 gene encoding uncharacterized protein LOC119984948, whose amino-acid sequence MSTKKPEMANGLKRRRMTKRSFLEKQKATVDKLSGKFAKKKEKIKRMKKGINDMMAKLEDVESECARMREEYELAIEQNVDLQLALDYMLFAFLGGGDAGS is encoded by the exons ATGTCAACGAAGAAACCGGAAATGGCAAACGGCCTTAAACGACGTCGCATGACAAAGAGAAGCTTCCTTGAG aAACAGAAGGCGACGGTGGATAAGCTGAGTGGGAAGTTCgctaagaagaaagaaaagattaaGCGAATGAAGAAGGGGATAAACGATATGATGGCGAAACTGGAGGACGTGGAATCGGAATGCGCCAGAATGAGGGAGGAGTATGAGCTGGCGATTGAGCAGAACGTCGACCTCCAACTCGCGCTCGACTACATGCTGTTTGCCTTCTTGGGCGGAGGAGACGCTGGAAGCTGA